A stretch of DNA from Dehalobacterium formicoaceticum:
AAATGAACATTCTCAACACAATCTCCGCCGGCAAAAATATCAGGATCGCTGGTTTGCATGTATTCATTTACCTTAATGGCGCCTGTTTCTCCGATTTCCAACCCGCAATCCCGGGCCAGCTCCACATTAGGCCTGACACCGGTAGCAATAATCACCATATCTGTATCATATATTCCATTTGCGGTAGTAAATTTCTTAACCTGATTCTGTGTGTCCCCTTTTAATGATTTCAAACCCTCGCCTAAGAGCACGTTGACTCCATTGTCTTCTAACTCGCGCTTGATTAAATCAGCCATTTCAGGATCAAAAATACCCGGCATTAATTGATCACTTCGCTCAACTAAAACAACTTCACGGCCCTTTCCGATAAGGGATATGGCAATCTCCAAACCGATGGCACCGCCGCCGATGATGGCGATCTGCTTAATTCCTTCTTCTTTGATTGCGGTGCGAATCGACTCAGCCTGCTGGGGATCATGGAGCACGGTAACTCCATTTAACTGAATTCCCGGTACGTCAGGAACAATGGGATCTGCCCCTACAGCCAATACTAATTGATCATAGGAGATCCGGCTTTCCGTCCCCTTTTCCTTTTGATAAATGACTACCTCTTTCTTTTCCCGATCAATGGCCGTAGCCCGCGTCTTGTTCATGACGTGAACTGCCTTTTCCTGGTCAAAATACTCGATACTTCTTTTCATACCTGATGCCGTGGTCATCAAACTGTCAATATCGGGCAGCATTCCTGCTAAGTAAAGAGGAATTCCGCAACTTCCATAAGAAATAATTTCACCTTGTTCAATGATCGTAATCTCCGCATCCGGCAATAACCGTCTCGCTCGAGAAGCAGCCTTAGGGCCGCATGCAACCCCGCCTATGATGACAATCTTCTTGACCTCTTTCACTTTATCCCCCTCTTTCTTATTTAATTTTTTCTGTTTTCTACCTCTTT
This window harbors:
- a CDS encoding FAD-dependent oxidoreductase, encoding MKEVKKIVIIGGVACGPKAASRARRLLPDAEITIIEQGEIISYGSCGIPLYLAGMLPDIDSLMTTASGMKRSIEYFDQEKAVHVMNKTRATAIDREKKEVVIYQKEKGTESRISYDQLVLAVGADPIVPDVPGIQLNGVTVLHDPQQAESIRTAIKEEGIKQIAIIGGGAIGLEIAISLIGKGREVVLVERSDQLMPGIFDPEMADLIKRELEDNGVNVLLGEGLKSLKGDTQNQVKKFTTANGIYDTDMVIIATGVRPNVELARDCGLEIGETGAIKVNEYMQTSDPDIFAGGDCVENVHLVSGQKVYVPLASTSNKHGRVIGSNLAGKKETFPGILGTSAIQAGEYNAGKTGLTEKEALKLGYPVISTIVSGHDTAHYHPMHGKAILKLIAHQETGKLLGAQVAGMGEVIKRLDVYSAAIYMGADLEQISHFDTGYAPPFSTPIDIGIHGANALLNLKEGLVKGVSVPEVKQMLADKADFIMLDVRSAKEAKLRPLKGGVVVNIPITELRARYGEIPPHRKIIAFCPLGIRSYEAATLLQGKGYQNVSFMKGGTSALPELTDAD